The window CCGGCGGCTGTGCCGACGAGTGCGACGCCATGTACCGGCTGATGATCGGCGACGCGGTGCCCTACGCCACGGGGCTCCGTTTCGGCATCGAGCACGGCCCCGCCAACGACATGCCGGCGAACTACGCCTCGACCGCCTTCCTCTACACCCAGCCGACCGTCGCCCTGCGCCGCACCGACACGCTGGTCACCGGCGACGCCGCCAGCCGCGCCGGGCACGCCTACACCGACTCCGGAACCCAGTACCCGCTGACCGCCGCGTACGAGGGCGACGACGACAACGCTCCCGTCGCGGGCCAGGTGCGCGCCACCGGCGGCGCCGCCAGCTTCCGGCTCGCCGTGGACCCCGCCAACCAGGGCGTACGGCTGCGCCGGCACGGCGACCAGGCCGGCGCGTACCAGCAGGTCGCCGTGTCGGTCGACGGCCGCCCGGCCGGCGTGTGGCGGCAACCGCTGGGCAACGACAGGCAGCGCTGGCTGGCCGACGAGTTCGTCCTCCCGCCCGCGCTGACCGCCGGCCGCGCGACGGTCACCATCACCCTCACCCCGGCGGCCGGCGCACCGGCCTGGACGGCGGCCCGCTACGAGGCCGACAGCATGGTTCCCCCGTTCCTCGACGTCACCGGGCCGGGCGCGGTCACCGGGCTCGGCCTGGCCGGCGGTCGGGTGCACGCCCTCGGCCTGTCCTGGTCGGCGTCGCCGGACGACGTGGGCGTCGCCGCCTACCGGGTCTACGCCTCGCGCAATCCCAACGTCGCGACCACCCCCGCCAACCTGGTCGGCACGACCCGGACGACCACCTTCCGGCACGGCCCGCTGCCGGCCGGACAGACCCGCCACTACCGGGTCGTCGCGGTCGACGGCGCCGGCAACGCCTCCGCGCCCTCGGCCGAGGTGTCGGCCACCACCCGCACCCGCAACACCAGCGACGCCAACGGCGACCGCCGCGACGACGCCGTGGCGTTCACCCGGGGCGCCACCGCCGACGTGACCACGTCGGTGTCGGACGGCACCCGGTTCGTGCCGGACGGCCGGAGGTGGAACGACTTCTTCGCCGTCGGCGAGGAGCTCCCGTTCACCGGCGACGTCGACGGCGACGGTCGGGCCGACGTCATCACCTTCACCCGGGGCGACAGCGCCGACGTCTACGTGGGGCTCTCCACCGGCACGACGTACGCCGCCGGGGCCAAGTGGCACGACTTCTTCGCCACGGGTACGGAGATTCCCGCCGTCGGCGACGTCAACGGCGACGGGCGCACCGACATCATCACCTTCACCCGGGGCGCCGCCGCCGACGTGTACGTGGCGCTGTCGACCGGCAGCGGCTTCGGCCCCGGCGTCAAGTGGCACGACCACTTCGCGCTCGGCGACGAGCTGCCGGCGGTGGGCGACGTCGACGGCGACGGGCGCGACGACATCGTGACGTTCACCCGGGGCGCCACCGGCGACGTGTTCGTCTCCCGCTCCGACGGGACGCGGTTCGTCGAGGACGGCTGGAAGTGGCACGACTCGCTCGCGCTCGGCGACCAGCTGCCGGCGCTGGGCGACGTCGACGGCGACGGGCGTGACGACGTGGTGACGTTCACCCGGGGGACCGCCGGCGACGTGTTCGTGGCGCTCTCCGACGGCACGCGCTTCGGCGCGCAGGCCGGCAGGTGGCACGACTGGTTCGCGGTGGGCGACGAACTGCCCGGCATCGGCGACTTCAACGGCGACGGAAGGGCGGACCTCGTGACGTACACGCGGGGAACCAGTGCGGACACGTACGTGGCGCTGTCGACCGGCGGCGGCTTCGGTCCGGGCGTCAGGTGGCACGACCAGTTCGCGCCCGGCACCGACCTGCCCCGCCCGAGCGTGTCGTGATGCGCGCGCCCCGGATGCTCGCGGTGCTCCTGCTCGGCGCCGCCCTGCTGGCCGTCCCGGCCACGCCGGCCGCCGCCGAGGACGTGGTCCGGGCCGAGGCGGAGTCGCTGACGGTGCTCTCGTCGACCGCCCCGGTCGAGGCGCAGGCCAACTGCTGCGGGGTCGCCTGGTCGGCGGGCCGCCAGCTCTGGCTGCGTGCCGCCCGGGCGGGGGACTCGGTCACCGTGTCGCTGCCGCCGGTGCCGGCCGGGCAGTACGACATCGGCGCCGTGCTCACCCGCGCCGCCGACTACGGCACCCTGCGCTTCGCCGTCGACGGGGTGGCCGTCGGCCAGCTCTTCGACGGCTACGCCCCGACCGTGCGGCGCGTCGAGGCCGTACCGCTGGGATCGGCCTCGCTCGCCGCCGGCAGCCACCGGCTGACGGTGACGGTGACCGGCCGCTCCGCCTCCTCGACGGGGTTCTTCGCGGGCCTGGACACGCTCACCCTGCGCCGCGTCGGCCCGCTGGCGGCGGTCACCACGACGGCGTACGAGACGGTGGCCGAGACGCCGGCACGGGGGCCGCTGACGCGGGTCTACGACCCGGGCGTGGGGGAGCCGACGGCGTGGTACTACAACGACCACACGATCGTGCGCGACCAGCGGACCGGGCTGTGGCACGCCTTCGCCATCGCCCACGCCGAGCCCGGCGCGCCGCAGGACGAGAAGAGCTTCGGCCACGCCACGGCGCCCACGCCCACCGGGCCGTGGACGAAGCGGCCACCGGCGCTGACGGCCGACCCGTCGAGGGGCGAACAGTGGATCTGGGCGCCCCACGTCGTCCACGACCAGGGCGTCTACTACATGTTCTACGCGGCCGGCAGCCCCGACTACGCGAACTACCGGATGCACCTGGCCACCTCGACCGACCTGTTCACCTGGACCCGCAGCCCCGCCAACCCGCTGTTCAGCGACGGCTGGGAGGCGCGTGACCCGATGGTGACCCGGGTCGGTGACCGCTGGGTCATGTACTACACGGCGACCTCGAATCCGCAGGGCGGCAACCACGTGGTCGCGTACCGCACCAGCGCCGACCTGCGGACGTGGAGCGGGCGTGGTGTGGCGTACGCGTCGCCGCACACCGGCCGGGCCGCCGGTCAGACGGAGTCGCCGTTCGTGGTGCGCCGGGGGGACTGGTGGTACCTCTTCGTCTGCTGCGACGGCACCGACTACGGCGCGGCGTACCGGCGCACCGCCGTCTACCGCAGCCGCGACCCCCTGCGCTTCGAGGGGGCGGAGAAGGTGACCGTGCTCGACGCGCACGCCGCCGAGGTCGTGGTCGACGGGGAGAACTGGTACCTGAGCCACGCCGGCTGGGGCCAGGGCGGGCTGTGGCTCGCCCCGCTGACCTGGTCCACCCAGGTGGTCGCCCGCGGCTACCAGGTGAGCACCGGTTTCCTGCGCGCCGACGTGCGCACCTGGCCGCACACCCGGATCGCGTCCCTGGCGGTCGACCCGGCCGGCGCGGGGGCGTACCGGCCGGCGTTGGACTCGTCGCACCGGGGCACCGGTCCCTATCTGGCGGTCGGCCGCTTCGACGTCACGGACCGGGCGGGCCCGCCGGCAAGGGTGGACGTCTCCGCCGACGGTTCCCGGATCAACCTGGTCGGCATGCGGATGGGCGACGAGCCGGTCACCGCCGACTGGCTGCTGACCGTGGCGCCCCGCTGGACCGGGCCGGCGCTGCAGAGCGACGTCACCTGGTCGGTGACCGGCCAGACGACGGCGCCGGTGTGGGAGGTGGCGTTCAACGTCGACGGTGCCCTGCCGGCGGTCGGGGATCCCGCCGTGGCGGCCCGGCCGACGGGGGACGTGCCGGGGATGCCGACGTGGTCGATGACCTCCGGCGCGAATCTGTCCCTTGTGGCCGCCCACCGCTGGGCCTCGGCGTGGCGCGGCGACAACACCTGGTACGACGCCGGCCACGCGATGGCGTCCTGGCAGCCGCTGTGGCGCAACGGGGGCGCCGCGTGGCCGCCGGGGTCGTACCCGGGCGGGACGTGGCGGTTCGCCGCCAGCGGGGTGGGGCGGGACACCGCGTTCGCCGAGACCGTGCACGCGGCGGTCAACGCGGTGCCCTGAGGGGCCGCCGGTGCGGGTCGGGCGGCGGGGCGGCGGCCCGGCCCGCACCGGGGGCGTTGACATCACTTCGACGCCCGTCTATGTTGCCAGAAATCGATTTCCGATCTACCCGGAGGCCCGCGTGAGCGACCAGGTGACCGTCGCCATGTCGGGCATCACCAAGCGCTTCGGCGGCGTCCACGCCCTGCGCGGCGTGGACCTCACCCTGCGCGCCGGCGAGGTCCACGCCCTGCTGGGGGAGAACGGGGCCGGGAAGTCGACCCTGATCAACATCCTGTCCGGCGTCGTCACCGACCACGGCGGGGAGATCTCGATCGGCGGCCAGCCCGTGCGCTTCGCCGGCCCGGCAGCCGCCCAGG is drawn from Micromonospora sp. NBC_01740 and contains these coding sequences:
- a CDS encoding DUF2961 domain-containing protein, with the protein product MKPHLRRWLALAAALATMIPPAAAHAAEPAPVPRGVGALAVVDDKGPVGWDVYRRLDRLPELAAGSRTRQFSSFARDGSNDDGFVGTYSCLRQAGGCVIAEDRGAGEVQSIWFTRDDGNVSATGWIRVELDGVTVVDTSLQRLVDGGLGHPFVFPLVTNADQTSGGVTVKVPMPYRESMRITTQSNPLFHHVTYRTFADAVGVSTFDPTDPATDVVDRLRAAGQRDPKPSQPGASTRTARVDVPAGGQATLATLTGPAAVTALRLRLPDAAATASTLSGLRLRIAFDGRATVDSPVGEFFGAGLGERFVRSLMFAMDSAPGGWYSAWWPMPFRSTATISVANTTGAPVAGVQAEVTTAPGTAWTGALAPDGAAGYFTTQSRRAETVGGGDWIVADQAGRGRFVGVSQTARGHIIGGNTRNYLEGDERVHVDGSPTPQIYGTGTEDFYESGWYFNRGEYSGVFTGNTAHLLRSGGCADECDAMYRLMIGDAVPYATGLRFGIEHGPANDMPANYASTAFLYTQPTVALRRTDTLVTGDAASRAGHAYTDSGTQYPLTAAYEGDDDNAPVAGQVRATGGAASFRLAVDPANQGVRLRRHGDQAGAYQQVAVSVDGRPAGVWRQPLGNDRQRWLADEFVLPPALTAGRATVTITLTPAAGAPAWTAARYEADSMVPPFLDVTGPGAVTGLGLAGGRVHALGLSWSASPDDVGVAAYRVYASRNPNVATTPANLVGTTRTTTFRHGPLPAGQTRHYRVVAVDGAGNASAPSAEVSATTRTRNTSDANGDRRDDAVAFTRGATADVTTSVSDGTRFVPDGRRWNDFFAVGEELPFTGDVDGDGRADVITFTRGDSADVYVGLSTGTTYAAGAKWHDFFATGTEIPAVGDVNGDGRTDIITFTRGAAADVYVALSTGSGFGPGVKWHDHFALGDELPAVGDVDGDGRDDIVTFTRGATGDVFVSRSDGTRFVEDGWKWHDSLALGDQLPALGDVDGDGRDDVVTFTRGTAGDVFVALSDGTRFGAQAGRWHDWFAVGDELPGIGDFNGDGRADLVTYTRGTSADTYVALSTGGGFGPGVRWHDQFAPGTDLPRPSVS
- a CDS encoding family 43 glycosylhydrolase; translated protein: MRAPRMLAVLLLGAALLAVPATPAAAEDVVRAEAESLTVLSSTAPVEAQANCCGVAWSAGRQLWLRAARAGDSVTVSLPPVPAGQYDIGAVLTRAADYGTLRFAVDGVAVGQLFDGYAPTVRRVEAVPLGSASLAAGSHRLTVTVTGRSASSTGFFAGLDTLTLRRVGPLAAVTTTAYETVAETPARGPLTRVYDPGVGEPTAWYYNDHTIVRDQRTGLWHAFAIAHAEPGAPQDEKSFGHATAPTPTGPWTKRPPALTADPSRGEQWIWAPHVVHDQGVYYMFYAAGSPDYANYRMHLATSTDLFTWTRSPANPLFSDGWEARDPMVTRVGDRWVMYYTATSNPQGGNHVVAYRTSADLRTWSGRGVAYASPHTGRAAGQTESPFVVRRGDWWYLFVCCDGTDYGAAYRRTAVYRSRDPLRFEGAEKVTVLDAHAAEVVVDGENWYLSHAGWGQGGLWLAPLTWSTQVVARGYQVSTGFLRADVRTWPHTRIASLAVDPAGAGAYRPALDSSHRGTGPYLAVGRFDVTDRAGPPARVDVSADGSRINLVGMRMGDEPVTADWLLTVAPRWTGPALQSDVTWSVTGQTTAPVWEVAFNVDGALPAVGDPAVAARPTGDVPGMPTWSMTSGANLSLVAAHRWASAWRGDNTWYDAGHAMASWQPLWRNGGAAWPPGSYPGGTWRFAASGVGRDTAFAETVHAAVNAVP